In Vanacampus margaritifer isolate UIUO_Vmar chromosome 6, RoL_Vmar_1.0, whole genome shotgun sequence, the DNA window CGTTATCCACTAAAGTAAATTATTCAGAATGAGAatgagttatttttaaaaaggtcatTATTATCCCCAAAAAGTATCATTTGACCTGAAGTAAACGTTATATTAGTATTTGTAAAAACGGTTTCCCctgttgacattgttaacattttttactgttttattttacatttgacctgttttgcatttcattatagatgtgttgatgtaggtgtaattatgtcaacctaatataacctgatgagtaatgcttttgacatttttgctatcttttctactcttttcccagacatgagaaagttaatatgtttcgtttgtttatctaagaagtctagttcctgttcgtcagaaatccgtttttcaaaagttcaaggacgatctagtatactgggagaatgtaatctgattctgtacctcacgggaggacagaggcgtttcctgttgttttgaataaaaaggatgtgtgggcaaaagagcacacacacatattggatgacactgcttgggtgatatgcaattgtgtgaccagagatctctgtaataaataaaccttgcaaggaccctcttcacaagaatctcatcttggatttatttgaacatgcaaaagattacaaaaacaagagtaatctttcacccccccccccccccccataacgCATCTGCAATTATAGTAGAGttaaatatatacttttaatATTTGTGAATAGGTCATTATAGCAAGCCAACGCTAAGTGGTTGATCTCACGATACATTTAGTATCTTACGATAAGAAGCTGGATTACTAAATCACGGATCAagatggtttgtttgtttgtttgtaatatAATTTCTCCTGTTTCTTGTAGTGAACTTTCTCTTCAAGGATGAGTTTTTCTGTTTGCAACTATTTCTTccttttcagcattttttttcatcatataaGTCTTCTAATGATCAAACAATACACGCAATACATGTCTTCCATTTCCTTCAATGTTGAGACTTTGCAAATGAGGGTGTTCCTTGGCAAGCGTGCTGTTTGCGTTTACTCCAATACTATGGTGTCACcttcagttttttgtttctgaGGTTCCTTATTGTAGCGGCACGGCGGctcactggttagcacgtccgcctccttTAATGTAcccgacacttttttttttgcacaagtatgtttcattttacattatttttggtAATACATATAAGTACAGATCAAACAGATCTTTTCGTGAGCCTAGCCAAAACAGCCGAAATTCCCATCACTACACGACTAGTGTATTCAGTAATAATTTTTCAGCATCCGCGCCACGTGACCATCTACTTCCCGTCTCCTCTCGCCACTCGGAGGCAGCTACAACACtggacatttcatttaaaacaaagatttaACCAATATTAATGAACCTGAACCCACAATACAAGGTACGCTAGCCTATGTATGTATGATTCCAAATGATGCcggatatatataaaaaaattcttcATGTTGTCAAACGTGTCAACAGCTATTTCACTTTTGAGTGAACATTCACCGACCTTGCGTTTGCATTCCGTTCTATAATATTGTTTGTTATATCTATTATAAGGAAAACAACTGAATTGTATCCCTTCTTCACAGGGGTGTAGCAGCACTACTGTCATTAGAACCCGACTTCAAGGTAACGTCCTGTAATGTTTCGTTTTAATCCAACTACATGGGTCTTTTTTCTGTCTGTATTTACTACTCTCTGAAACctattttttattgcattgttcAGAACGAATGTATCCTTAAAAGATATAATAATTCCCAGAATGTTATTATAACATGATTGATGAAATATTGTTCATCCCTACCTATTTTGATTAGCAAATATAAATGTGATGTCGTGAAGTTAAATTACATTAATTACTAGACATCCCAAAGTTTGTTTTAAAGTAGATTATAGTAACGACTTTCCATCATTTCCATAATGCAGATAATGTGTCATCGGCTTGAAGATATTATGACGCTGTGCTGTGAGTTATCTGCTGATAAACAGATCCAGACCACAGTCAAGGGTTCTGGCAAAGGTGCAGCAACAGCTGGAGGCCTGGCCTTTGCTGGAGGCTTAGTTGGGGGTCCTCTTGGCATTGCAGTAGGTATGCAACACATTGTGTCATTTCCAATGAGTACTGTTGCGCAATCAATACACATGCTTTAGTATAATAGAATATTTTGAACTTCGGCTCTCTTCAGGTGGTGCGGTTGGGGGCCTTCTTGGGTGTTGGCTGACCAGCGGTCAGTTCAAAcctcttcctcaggtcattatGGAACTGTGTcctcagcagcagcagaagctATACGCAGATCTGGTTGCCATCCTTGGGGACATTCAGTGGACCGACGTGGCACAGCTAACTGCTCTTGTCATGAGCAACTCTAGTCTGAAGCAGCAGCTCACAGCAGCCCTTCTTGGCTTTGTTACCAAGGAGCTACAGGCAAATGTGCATTATGTGGATTAGTGAGGACAAATCCACAGGCTCCATGCACTGTTTGATACACGATTTTAAATGTGTCCAGAAACCGCAGCAGACAGCACTGGCCACTGAcaagacatttatttgaatttaatcAGTTGCCATTgcctttatttattgtttttgtttggaaagCACGCCTCCAAGCAACACTGAAATTACCCTGTGCAAAGTTGATTTATATGTTTAAATAGGCATACTTTACCAGAGAATgatacttatttttaattacatcgCTAACTCAActtattgaaataatttttgggtGTCATTTCCATCCAAACTGCCTATTCAACAAATAGCATACTTGTGTGACAAGGGTAGAATAAGTTtgtactcaactttatttatgaattattctGACTACTATGAATGAAGGCCTTTTTATTGATATGCCAAGAGGTTGCGCTGAATTAAGATTTTTCTTCCTGCAGCAgttggcatgtttttttttttaatgttccaaGTGATCCTGTACAATAGAAATTGGGTGGATATTCTTTGCAGAAGACCACTTTTTTTCAAGCTCTGAATTAAGTAAATAAAGGGACGCAGACACAAACATTCCCTGGACCTGCTTATTTAACCACCACTGAAATCCCATCCACGATGTTCTCAGTTATCCAGATTTCATGCATCACAATTCGCATGGATACTAAACTCATCATTCTATTCAATCGCCTTCCTCAGATGAAAAGCATTTTCCACTTCATTAGATATCATTGTTTGTACTAATTTAATGAGATGCAAGTGAAACTCTTGTACAAGATCATTGGTCTAGAAGCCATCAGCTTTTCTTGTCAACATTTTGTTGAACAGGTTCACATTTTTGCTATtcgtttgttttcaaataaaactGGAATCTATGTTTGTATTATAATATCCGTTGCAGTGGTGGAGTATCAGGATCAGCAAAGTTTTTCTATGCAGACTTCAAACAGTCAGAAGCACTGACCGACATTTCAAACCAAAAActtgtttaattaattttataataatcagcatctctggttgattattttatttagctgCTTTTTTAGACATCCATTCATTCTGGACTGCTCCAGACGCTGTACGAGGCACAGCTGTGCTGTTGAATTTAATTAAGATGATAGTCCAGGTATTAATAGGTGAATTGTCAGGTACCGGTAAGggctaagggctcaggtaacaaatTTAGGTAACCCCCATCCCccaaaatgtggaaagtaaaattaaaataaaaccccCAATCCTgtaggaaacttttttttatttattgataataGACAATTTTCACCTCCACCTTGTACATAGAGCCAACTTTTGAACATTTACTAAAGTAGGGGATAGATTGCTAAAATAGGACTAACATTTATCAGCACTAACATTTATCCCACCACAACGCCGTCATCACCTTGGAACTCATAGTAGGGAACCTCCAGGTTAAGAGGAGCCGGCCCCTTTCTAATTCTTCCTGACGCATCGTAGTGAGAGCCGTGGCAAGGACAGTAGAAGCCGCCGAAGTCACCCGCGTTAGCAATAGGCACACATCCCAGGTGAGTGCACACGCCAATGACGATAACCCAGCTGGGGTTTTGCACTCTATCTTTGTCGTGCTGGGGATCGCGGAGCTCTGCAAGATTCACAGCCTCCTCTGCGGCGATTTCCTTCTCAGTGCGATGGCGAACAAACAGGGGTTTCCCTCTCCACTTGAAGGTCATGTTTTTGCCTTCTGGAATCTCACTCAGCTTGACCTCAATCTTGGACAAGGCCAGGACGTCAGCTGAGGCACTCATGGAGGAGACAAACTGGGTGACCGTCGTTTTGGCTGCATAGATGCCCACTACGGTGGTGGCCCCTGTGAGCAAGTAGGAGAAGGCCTTCCTCGTCTCACTGCTGTCCTGAGAAGACTTGTTTGGGTCGGTGACCTCAACGCGGCGGTAATCTGTGAAGTCAGGGATTTTGAGGTCTGTATGGGCAAGTCGGTTTCCTCCAGGAGCTAAAATCAGATCATGAAATAAATGGTTATACACACCAGTTCCATTAATCCTCACACgtttttattattgaaaaagCAGATGGATACATATTGATTATAATACAGAATCTTTTATGCAATGTAATACTAATTTATTACACTGTGCGTCAAATGATCACACTAATTGTATCAGTATAAATGTGGAGgatcaaaatgtgaaaattacaagaAGTACTGTTAAGAGTTTCAAATGTTCAATGTTTACTGACAAATATTGACAATTTCAGACTATTAGTATTACCGCTTCGATTTTTGATTACCATTAAATAAATAGTGCCTCTGAGTATATAGTcttacattttctttcattggtGCATACAGCAAAACAAAAGTATAAAGTCGATGCATACAGTAGGAGGATATCAGAGGTGCTATATGGCTGACACAGCCATCATCAGTTGATCATCTCAAATATACATACGGCCTAGAGGTGTCTTTCATAGTTGTGTTTACTATAACTATGACTTTTTCTGTGTTAGCATAGGTAGGTTGGTAGTATACTGTTACCACCATActaattgtgttttattgacTGTATTATATCTACTGCATGcccctttaattattt includes these proteins:
- the LOC144054103 gene encoding protein C19orf12 homolog isoform X1; protein product: MQIMCHRLEDIMTLCCELSADKQIQTTVKGSGKGAATAGGLAFAGGLVGGPLGIAVGGAVGGLLGCWLTSGQFKPLPQVIMELCPQQQQKLYADLVAILGDIQWTDVAQLTALVMSNSSLKQQLTAALLGFVTKELQANVHYVD
- the LOC144054103 gene encoding protein C19orf12 homolog isoform X2 — its product is MCHRLEDIMTLCCELSADKQIQTTVKGSGKGAATAGGLAFAGGLVGGPLGIAVGGAVGGLLGCWLTSGQFKPLPQVIMELCPQQQQKLYADLVAILGDIQWTDVAQLTALVMSNSSLKQQLTAALLGFVTKELQANVHYVD
- the uqcrfs1 gene encoding cytochrome b-c1 complex subunit Rieske, mitochondrial → MMTFACRLGALAPVLRGTKQSVKCVVLPGAKQLVAATAPGGNRLAHTDLKIPDFTDYRRVEVTDPNKSSQDSSETRKAFSYLLTGATTVVGIYAAKTTVTQFVSSMSASADVLALSKIEVKLSEIPEGKNMTFKWRGKPLFVRHRTEKEIAAEEAVNLAELRDPQHDKDRVQNPSWVIVIGVCTHLGCVPIANAGDFGGFYCPCHGSHYDASGRIRKGPAPLNLEVPYYEFQGDDGVVVG